The genomic DNA GTCGCCGACGGACATGGGCGTGAACATGGCCGGATTCTGCATTACTGATGACGCCGTGTGCCGCGCCGCCGCCCAACAAGAAATCATCCGCCGTTACTTCAAGGCGCAGGTGGAAGAGGCGCGTGCGGGCTTAGGCACCGAGCAATCCGAGCGCGCCGCAGTCATCATGGCCAAGGCTGGCATCAAGGTTGAGGATCGCCCTGTGGTGGCGCCTGCGCGCCAGCGTGCGGAAGAAACCGGTGAGCCCGCTTCTGCTATGCAGCTGCACGACGGCACCATGATCACCGGCCGCACCTCGCCATTGCTGGGTTGTTCTGCAGCTATGCTGCTTAACGCGCTGAAGCACCTAGCGGGCATCAATGACGATATCCACCTGCTTTCGCCCGAATCCATCGAGCCGATTCAAACGCTCAAGACCAAGCACCTAGGCTCCAAGAATCCACGCCTGCATACCGACGAGGTGCTGATCGCTTTGTCCGTGTCTGCGGCGAAGGATGACAACGCCCGCAAGGCGCTGGAGCAGATCAAGGAACTTGCTGGTTGCGACGTCCACACCACCACCATCCTGGGTTCTGTGGATGAGGGAATCTTCCGCAACTTGGGCGTGCTCGTGACCTCTGATCCGGTCTTTGCTCGCAAGAAGGCGCTGTACCAGAAGCGCTAGATCCCGCGTGCTAAAGATTCGGCCCTTTCAGCCTGTGCTGGAGGGGCCGCAGTCATATAAGGGAGAGCTACAAGATTGGGGATCTGCGCAGCTGCGGGCCTAAGATTAGGGCGTGACTATTGGCAAAGTTCTCCTATATTACTGCTTTACCCCCATCGAAGATCCCACCGCAATCATGCTGTGGCAGCGCACCTTGTGCGAGTCCCTGGGGCTCAAGGGGCGCATCCTCATTTCCGAGCACGGCATCAACGGCACCGTTGGCGGCGATATGGAAGCCTGCAAGCGCTATGTCCGCCAGACCAAGGAATACCCAGGCTTTAAGCGCATGCAGTTTAAGTGGTCCGAGGGCGGCGCGGATGACTTCCCGCGCCTTTCGGTCAAGGTGCGCGATGAAATCGTGGCCTTTGGCGCGCCGGGCGAGCTGAAGGTCGATGAAAACGGCGTCGTCGGCGGCGGCGTGCACCTCAAGCCAGAAGAGGTAAATAAGCTGGTAGAAGAACGTGGTGAGGAGGTCGTCTTCTTTGACGGCCGCAACGCCATGGAGGCAGAGATTGGCAAGTTTAAAAATGCCGTCGTGCCTGATGTGAAAACCACGCATGATTTCATCGAGGAAATAGAGTCCGGCAAGTATGACTGGATGAAGGATAAGCCGGTGGTGTCCTACTGCACCGGTGGCATTCGCTGCGAGATCCTGTCTTCGTTGATGAAGAACCGTGGCTTCAAAGAGGTCTACCAAATTGATGGCGGCATCGTGCGCTATGGCGAAAAGTACGGCAATGATGGCCTGTGGGAAGGCTCCATGTATGTCTTTGACAAGCGCATGCACCACGAGTTTGGACAAGGACTCCAAGACCCCGGCTTCATTCAGCTCGGCCACTGCGTGCACTGCGGTAAGGGCACGAATACCTTCCACAATTGCATCAATGAAGACACCTGCCGCCAGCAGGTACTCATCTGTGATGACTGCATCCGGCACGTAGAAACCCAGCACTGCGGTCGGCCGGATTGCGCCGAAGTGGCAGCAAAAATCGTCGACCAAGATTCGAAGTCTTGATTGAAAACTGCTAGGTACTGTCAAAACAGGCGTGAAATCGCTAGAGGCAGCGCTCGATAGATGCTTTGCCTCGCCGCAGGATGGTCTAATCGTTAACTAAAATGTTAGTAGAGTTTTACCGGCATTCTACTTGCTGCAAATTACTTTCACGTATGTTGACGTTTATAGGTCCCAGCTTTGACCGCTGCGTTGCAAGATCGTACGTATCGGTGGCAGGCGGGCCGAAGGCTTTCACATTCGACTTGAGGAGTTTAATTTTATGCCCAATTTTAAGATGAAGGGGGGGCGCGTTGCCGCGGCTGCACTCGTTGCCCTAGGTGCGATTTCTGTTGCAGTTCCGTCCGCCGTTGCGGCTGAACAAACTGATGAGACGGTGAACGCGGTTAATGATGCTGTTGGAAAAGAAGTGACTCCTGAAATTGCGAAGAATTTGAATGAGTGGGCAGCATCGCAGGATCTTGATCTCGATGCTGAATTTCAAGAAGATCCTGTAACTATTTCTACAGAGACTCAAAAGGCTCTTGCTGATAAGCACATTGTAATGTTCAACCGAGCAGGGATTGAACCCCCACCGGGTTATGTGTATGACCCTTCAAAGGGAAGCCTGAATGACTATTGTACGAAGTCTCCTGATCAGTTCCCAGCTCCCGGCGACAATGCTGATTTCTCTGGCGCATGCGCAAAGCACGACATGTGCTACGGAGCCCATAAGGATCCCAGGGAGCGTGTGGGCTGCAATATTCAACTAAATAAGGACATGGTTCATATTTGCAAGAGCGTCTATCCAAATGCTGCCGATCCGCGTAGGGGAGGCTGTCTTGCGACTGCAGGAACCTATTTTGCTGCCGTGACTGCAGCTCATCCTAGCCAGTGGAACCCTACGATTTCGGGATAAGAGAAGCAAAGGAGAGCAACTATGGCAAGTGGAAAACTCCGTCCGCTTTGGCCTGAATTGGTGGCGGCCGTCTTAGGGGTGGCTCTCGTTCTTATGGCCCCAGTCAGAATCGGTTGGATCGGCACTGTGGTCATTATTCTATCTGCGGTTTCCGCAATTACCACGTTAATTCTCTCGAAACAGTCCGCGAAAGTTCAGTTGACAGGAATGATCATCGGCATCATTGCCATTGCAGTCGGTCTGTTAATCGGTTTAAAAAATGATGGACAAACTGCGATCTTCTCGCCGGCCCTTGTTTGGGTATTTGGTGCGGGACTAGTGATGTCGACCCTTTGCACCTTGATAGCTCGAAAGTTGAAAGTTAATTCAAAGCAAACAGCTTAGGATTTTGAGTCTTTTCTCCGGCGGCCTCGTCTACCTATCGAACATAGTAGGCGGGGCCGCTCTCGTCCTTACTGACTGGGTGGTTAGGTGTTTGTAGAGGACAGTCGACTTAGAGAGTCAGTACCCATGACTGGTTACGGTCAACATGCAGTGCAAACGCAGTTGGCAGCCCAGCTAGCCAAGCAGGAGAGCTAGTCGCGCCCCGTTTCCTTGTGGAAGGAATCCCACCACCACTGTTGCCACGCGGTGGTATGCGGGCTGTGCGGTGGATGGATGACACCGGTGGGGGCGTGTAGTTCGCTAACCGGGCTCATACCGTGGAGCGAGTTGAGGAACCACAGGGGACACTCGGCGGCGAGCTCGGGGGTGATGGGGCGCGTTTCGGTGTGAATTCCAAGGTCTGAGGCGCGCCGGGCAACTTGGCGCAGCGTGATGCTAGGCAGTGCCAGTCCGGTGGGGAAGATGAGCGTCTCCCTATCCCAAGCGACGAGCGCGCCGGTGGTGGTCTCCACCATCGCGCCGGAGGCATCCACGATGGCGGTGTCATCGGTACCGTCTGCTTGGTATTCGGCGCGGTAGCGTGCCAGCGCTGGGAAGTCGGGGCCCTTGACCAAAGGCTGCGTGCGCGGGTCCGGGGCTTGCACATAGGTCAGCCGGGTAGTTCGGCGCGCAGGGGGCGCGGGGCGAATATCGAGGCGCAGCTGACCGGCGGCGAGAGAGATACGGGGAAAGAGATCGCCGGGGCCCACAAGTTGAAGCATCGCGGGGATGAACCCGGCGGGAAGTGGGCCGGCCATCGACTCGAAGCGCTGGAGGTGTAGGAGGAGGGCGTTTGAGTGGGCGTCGCCAAGCATCCGCCAAGAATCCGCAACGTCAAAGGGGCCGGGGTGAGGTTGGCTTGGAATAAAGCTGCCGTCGTGCCAGAGGTAGGTGCTCATTGCCACGCCCCCAGCACGGATTGTGCCTTGAGATTGCGCTCTTCTAGCTCGGCCGCAGGATCTGAATCCAGGACGATGGCCCCGCCGGCGCCGATGGTGATCTCACCGACCGCGCGCACGGCCGTGCGGATGACTACGCTGAGATCGGATTGCCCATCAAACCCCAGGTAACCCACCACGCCGGAGTACACGCCACGTGGGCCTGTTTCGAGCTGGTCAATGATTTCGCAGGTGCGCAGTTTCGGTGCGCCCGTCATAGAGCCGGGAGGGAAGGCGGCGCGGAGAGCATCGACCGCGGTGGCACCGGTGCGCAGCTGCCCAGTAATAGTGGAAACCAACTGATGGACGGTGACATAGCTTTCTACCTGCATCAACTTGGGCACGCGCACGCTGCCGGGCTCGCATACCCGGGAGAGATCATTGCGCAGTAGGTCGACGATCATGAGATTTTCGGCGCGCGTCTTCGGGTCCGTGGTCAGCAGCGCGGGATCCTGGGCGGCCGAGATGGTGCCTTTAATCGGCTTGGCCTCCACCTCACGGCCGCGCACGGTGAGGAAGCGCTCAGGCGAGGCGCTGCACACTTCCACGCCATCGAAGATGAGGTGCGCGGCATAGGGAGCGGGATTGTGCGAGCGCAGTTGGGGATAGAGCTCCCCCTCGGCCGCGGAAGTGTAGGTATCGGTCAGGCAGACCTCGTAGCTTTCGCCGGCGTGCAGGAATTCTTGGGTGCGCCTAATCCGCTCCAGGTAGCCGGGGCTGCGCCAGGAGCCCGCGCTCAGCGACGCCCCACCGTCCTCTCTCTTGTTTCGTGGTTCCTCCGTGCCCAAGGCGGCTTCCAAACGGTCAAGCAGCCGCTTAGAGCCCTCCCCGGCAAGACAACATAGGTGTGCGGTTTCTGTGTGATGGTCGTAGACGATAAAGGACTGCGGTCGCACGAAATAGGCATCTGGGTAAGGAGAGCGGTGGCTGAGCTCAATCGGCAGGGTTAACTGGGCACACTCATAGCCTAGGTACCCGATGACGCCACCGGTAAAGGGAAGGTCGGGCACATCGGTGATGCGGGCGGCGAGTTCGTGATCGAGGAGGGTGAGGATATCGGGGGCGTCGCCAAGCCGATAGCGGAAAGAGAGACTCAACGCGCCAGCAGTATCGCCGAGAATGGAGTAGCGCCCGCGCGGATCCGCGGAGTCGAGGAAGAAGGCATCGTTGCCCTCGGCGCGCAGGGTGGCAAAGACCCGTGGGCAGTCCACCACGCCGGGCACCTCGCGGTGGATCAGGCGGAACCCGCCCAGAAAATTGCGCATGATATTGCGGCCGTATTGGGTGAGCACCGACTCGGGGTGGAATTGCACGCCCCAGTGCGGTAGCCCATCTACTTTGAGCGCTTGTATGACGCCATCCTCGCTGCGGGCATGGACGGTGATGCCGGGAGCCTCCTCTATGTGCAGGGAGTGGTAGCGCACCACTTCGAAGTCTTGCGGGATTCCGGCGAAGATGCCTTCGCCTGAGTGGCTGATGGTAGAGACAAAACCGTGGCGCGGCCGCGGCGCACGCGACACCCGGGCCCCAGAGAGCAGGCCTAGCCCCTGATGGCCAAGGCATACGCCCAGCACTGGAATCTCGGCCGACGCTGCGGCTGCAATGAGGCGCCGGGCAGCACCGAAATCCTGCTCCCTCTCTGGCGTGCCCGGGCCAGGAGAAATCACCACGTGAGAAAATTCGCCCGCACGGACGCGCTCGGAAAGCCTTTCTGCTTCGCCGGCGGGAACGACGAGTGGCTCGCGGCCGGCTACTTCCGCAATGAGGTGGGCGAGATTGAAGGTATAAGAATCGTAGTTATCAAGCAGAAGGATCATGGGGCGGGATGTTCTATGCGGCAGCCGAGTCCATGAGGAAAAGCTGGATATCAGTGATGGTCCACAGCATAAAGTTGCAGGCCATCACCCAGAAAATGGCCATCCAACTGCGCCACCGCAGATAGCGGTGCAGCTTACGCACCATGATAACGGCGCAGCCAATCATGCCAAACAAGGGAATGATTGGGGTGGTAAGGCTAAAGAAGGTGCGCTGGCGTTCGGTGCAGAGCCACGCGGCGGTGCCGTCCTCGCATAACGGACCACCCGAGAGTCTAGTGATGAGCGCGACTGCGAAACCATAAAGCGCGGAAAGAACCAGAACACCGATCATGTACCAGATAGCCTGGCGGGTAGAGCGGCGGTTGGCGGCAGCCACCTCTAAGGGGTCCGGTTCATCAGCCAGCTCATCGAAGCTCCGCGGTTCCGGGCGGCGCAGGTTGGCATAGTCCGCATCGGAAGTCAGATCGTTTTCGGGATGCTCTGGGCGCAGGCTCATGCCCCAATCCTAACCACAGGCTGGGTGGACTAGGATAGGCACCCGAATATGCGGTAGGAGCTCCGTGGCAGTAGAACCCAAGAACACGCGTGCAATGGGCCCCTGTGGGGTGGAGGCCATAAGCATCAGATCGCCCTTCTTCCACTTGAGCGAATCCACCGCCCCGCCCCAGCCCGCACCGGAACCGATCTCTGAGGTGACATCCAGATCGGGGAATTTTTCTTGGATGCTATCGCGGGCGCGGTCCAGCATGGCAAGGGAATCCTCGAGCCACTCGGCTGCCAGCTTGAGCGCCATATCGTGCTTGTCCTTCGAAGGGGTGTTGAGCAGTCCCTTTGCCGAAAAGGCAAGCAGACGCAGTGGCAGGTTCCAGCGATTGGCAAGTTCCGCCGCGGCGAGCATCTCATGGTCCTCGCGCGGGCTGCGCTCGGTGATGGCGAAGTTAAAGCGGGTGACGCCGTGCTTGGACAGCTTTACCTTGCGGGGCACCAAACCCAACGGCTGAGGGGAATAATGCAGCAGGGTATCGGCCGTAGAGCCCGCAAAGAAACGGCCCTTGGGCGCTGCTTGATTGGGCCCAAGGATAATGAGGTCTGCCTTGAACTTCTTGGCCATTTCCGTCAGCAGCTGGGGGCGGGAGGGCCCGTCCACCAACAAAGAAGGTTTATCATCCCAGCAGGTGCGTGGGACCCCGGCCTCATCGAGGGCGGCACGGGTAGCGGCGGCGCAGGCTTCCTTTTGGCTCTTAAACCACTTTTTGTACTTCCCCCCGAGTTTGCTGAGGGAAGTCGTAGTCCACGGCTGGAACACGGTAGAGATGACGCGTACTTGGATATCTGCGGTGCGGGAGAGCCACGCTGCGCAATCAAGCGCCTCGGTACCAGAGGAGGAAGGACTCCAAGAGATGAGAATACGAAGGGGTTTATCGGTCGAGCCCTTGCTCAAGGCCGGAAGATGCCCATCGGAAGAATCTGTTGCCATAGGGTATGAACTAATGGGGGACTAAGGTTTTCGCTTCTCTCAATTATCGCGGTATTGCGAAGAAAAATGAAATCACTGCGGGCGAAACTAGCGCTGTTGGCCGTTCATTGTGGGGCGATAGACATCTGCGAGCTTTGAGATAACGGTGGCAACTTCGTGTGCGGTGTCCAAATCTTTCGGATCCAGCCACCGCATGATCTCCGCCAGGGCGGAGGCGCGCTGTTGTGAGACGATGGCAAGCTCAGATTCGCCCAATTGTGTCAGCGCTACCAGAACGCCGCGGCGGTCCTCTTCATCGCGGTGTCGTTCCACTAAGCCACGGCGCTCGAGCTGATAAAGCGCGTTGGACGCAGTAGGCATGCGGATAAGCTCCGACTGCGCAATGGTGGATACGCGGGAGGGACCGCGCATCCGCAGCTGGTTCATGATGGATACCTGCGAGGTGGTCAAAGATGATCCCTCAGCCGTGCGCTGGAAAATAAGGACGAGCTTATTGAGCGCCGGCTGGATGGCACGCGCGACCTCGACCGCATCCTCGTATGTAGATGGGGACTGAGCGGGGCCTTTCTCATCATGTTGCTGCGTCATGGAAAACGATTGTATAGGCCAGTTTCCTCGCGCGGTAGTTTAGAAGTTAAAAAGTTAGCTTCCGTTAATAAAATCTTCTAGCTCGGTGCGCGCCACATCATCGGCTTTTTGCACCGGTGGGGACTTCATCAGGTAGGACGAGGCCGATAATACTGGTCCGGCAACGCCGCGATCGAGGGCAATCTTGGCCGCACGCACGGCATCAATAATGATGCCGGCCGAGTTAGGAGAGTCCCAGACCTCCAGCTTGTACTCCAAGTTCAGCGGTACTTCGCCGAAGGCGGAGCCTTCTAAGCGGACATAGGCCCACTTGCGATCATCGAGCCATTCCACGTAATCGGAGGGTCCGATGTGTACATTGCGGTCCTCGCGTTTGCCGGCGATGGGCGAGTTGTGCAGATTAGAGGTTACGGCCTGCGTCTTAGAGATCTTCTTGGATTCTAAGCGCTCGCGCTCGAGCATATTTTTAAAATCCATATTGCCACCGACGTTGAGCTGCATGGTGCGCTCCAAGCGCACGCCGCGGTCCTCGAAAAGCTTGGCCATGACGCGGTGGGTGATGGTGGCGCCCACCTGAGACTTAATGTCATCGCCGACAATGGGGAGACCAGCATCTTCGAATTTCTTGGCCCACTGCGGGTCAGAGGCAATAAAAACCGGCAAGGCATTGACAAAGGCGCAGCCGGCATCGATGGCCGCTTGGGCGTAGAATTTATCTGCCTCCTCGGAACCGACAGGTAGGTAGGAGACTAGGACGTCGGCGCCTGACTGACGGAGTATAGCGGGGACGTCGGCAAGCGGGGCTTCTGATTCTGCAATGGACTCTTGGTAGTAACGCCCCAAGCCATCCAGGGTAGGGCCGCGCTGCACGGTAACGCCCAGCTCAGGGACGTCAGTAATGGAAATGGTGCAATTGCGCGAGCTGCGCGTAGCCTCTGCGAGATCCTTGCCCACCTTGTCCGCATCCACATCGAAAGCGGCAACGAATTCCACATCGCCTACGTGGTACGGACCGAGCTGTGTGTGCATTAAACCGGGAATATCTGCATCTGCTGCAGCGTTGCGATAAAACTCCACGCCTTCAATGAGGGACGTGGCGCAGTTGCCGACGCCCACGATGGCGACCTTTACTTTTCCAGACACTTTTTACTCCTTTATATCCATGAGTCGTGGATGCCAGTGACTGCGCAAGACTAAGCCGAAAATTATGCCCTGTGGTGGCATAACACCATGTGGATCGATCAAGAAGAGGTAATTAGGATGATCCGGGTGAATTCCGTTGCCTATAAGCATGTGCTCTCCCATGAGTGGGAGCGCGCCCACCATCTGCGCGAATTTCGCGCCGGGCAGCTCACGCGGGAGGACGTGTGTGATGCCGATTTTCTGCTACGTGCCGCAGCCGAACACCACGGCCGCACCATGGATAAGGAATGCCCTGTCTGTGGCGTGCCTTTGCGGCTAACGCGCTGGGTCTATGGGGAAAATCTTGGCAGGCGCGCCGGGAGCGCCCGCAGTGAAAAAGAAATTGCGGAATTTGTGGCCGAGGGCTTGGAGTTCACGGTGCACGAGGTGGAGGTGTGCCGCAGTTGCCGATGGAACCATTTGTTGCGTTCTGCTACTGCTTTTAACGCGTGTTAGTTTCCGGCGCACCGCCTTAGGCAGTAAGCTGCAATTATTTAGTTTGTGATCAGGGATGAATGAGGACACGAATCAGTGACCGAAAAGGAATCTACCGGCAAGTCCACTAAGGTGGCTCGCCTCAGCAAAAAGCAGGCGAAGAAGAAGCGCCGCATCTGGCCGTGGGTCGTTTTGGCGTTCCTACTGGTCTTTGTGGCACTGCCTGCAGGACTTTTTGCCTACGCATACTCGCAATACTCCGTTCCGGAACCAAAGGACTTGGCCAATAACCAGGTATCCACCATTTACGCTGGCGATAACCAGACCCAGCTCGCCCGTTTGGTACCGCCGGAAGGCAACCGCACCCACGTGCAGTTGGACGAAATTCCAGAATACGTCCAGGACTCCGTGCTTGCCGCCGAGGATCGCGACTTCTGGGATAACTCCGGCTTCTCCTTCACCGGCCTCGGCCGCGCCGTGGTGGGTAAGGTAACCGGCAACGAAGACGCCGGTGGCGGCTCCACTATCACCCAGCAGTATGTGAAGAACACTCTGGTGGGCAACGAGTACTCCTACGTGCGCAAGATTCGCGAACTCATTTACTCGGTGAAAATGACCAATGAGTGGGACAAGAAGGATATCCTCAATGCCTATCTCAACACCGTGTATTTTGGACGCAATGCCTACGGAATCCAGGCAGCGTCTAATGCTTACTTTGATAAGGACGCCAAGGAACTCACCCCAGAGGAAGGCGCTATGCTCGCCGGACTCATTCAGTCCCCGTCCGGACTTGACCCGCGTGTAAACCAGGAGGCTTCCGAGGACCGCTGGAATTATGTCCTTGACGGCCTAGTAGGCATGGGCGATCTCACTCAGGAACAGCGCGATGGCATGGTCTTCCCGGAGACCCGCGATCCGGCCGAGTACTCCGCCTACACCGAAGCCCCAGGCGCTAATGGTCATATCAAGGACCAGGTCATTCGCGAGCTGGAAGAGGTAGGCATCACGGAAAACGAGGTGTCCACCGGTGGCCTGCGCATCACCACCACCATTGATATGAATGTGCAGAACAACACCATTCAGGCGGTAGATGATCAGATGGCTCCGTTGCAAAAGGATGCGCGGGCGGCCTCTGTAACCATCGACCCGAAGACCGGTGCGGTTCGCGGCTACTTTGGTGGCCACGATTCCAATGGTTGGGATTATGCAAACGCTCCACTGCAGACGGGCTCAACATTCAAGATCATGGCGCTAGCCGCCGCCCTGCAGCAGGGAATTGGTTTGGACACCAATTACTCTTCTGCCCCTTATCAGCTGCCAGGATCTGACTTGGTAAACAACGTGGGCAGCGGTTGCGGCGTGTGTAGCTTGCGCGAAGCTACCAAGCAGTCCTTGAATACTTCTTTCCTCCGCCTGCAGGCGGATCTCAAGCACGGTACGCAAGATACTGCGGACATGGCACACGCCCTTGGTGTGGCCAAGTCCCTGCCCGGAATTGATGAGACCCTGACCGAAAAGGGTAAGCAGCCATTCGAAGGTATCGTGCTGGGCCAGTACCAGTCCCGGCCGCTCGATATGGCTACTGCCATGTCCACCTTGGCAAACCAAGGTGTGTGGCATAACCCCCACTTTGTCCAGCGCGTAGAAAATGCCGCCGGTGACGTGCTTTATGAGCACCCAGATGATGGCGGGGAGCGCCGCGTATCTTCCAACGTGGCAAATAACGTCATCGAAGCCATGGAGCCGGTTGCTGCATGGTCCAATGGCGCACTTGCTGGTGGCCGTACCTCGGCTGCCAAGACCGGTACCACCCAGATGGGCGATACCGGCAATAACAAGGATGCCTGGATAGTGGGTGCTACTCCGCAGTTGGCTACCGCCGTGTGGGTAGGTACCGCGGATAATACGTCTGCCATCTTCGATCAGTACGGCGGCATCATGTACGGCGCGGGCGCGCCGACCAAAATTTGGAAGGCTGTCCTGGATAACTCCTTGGCGAACTCGGAGTTCCAGAACTTCCCAGCCGCTTATCCGATAGGATTTGGCAACACGGGTGCCGGAACCGCGGCACCAGCCTATGACCCA from Corynebacterium tuberculostearicum includes the following:
- the trhO gene encoding oxygen-dependent tRNA uridine(34) hydroxylase TrhO, producing the protein MTIGKVLLYYCFTPIEDPTAIMLWQRTLCESLGLKGRILISEHGINGTVGGDMEACKRYVRQTKEYPGFKRMQFKWSEGGADDFPRLSVKVRDEIVAFGAPGELKVDENGVVGGGVHLKPEEVNKLVEERGEEVVFFDGRNAMEAEIGKFKNAVVPDVKTTHDFIEEIESGKYDWMKDKPVVSYCTGGIRCEILSSLMKNRGFKEVYQIDGGIVRYGEKYGNDGLWEGSMYVFDKRMHHEFGQGLQDPGFIQLGHCVHCGKGTNTFHNCINEDTCRQQVLICDDCIRHVETQHCGRPDCAEVAAKIVDQDSKS
- a CDS encoding aminotransferase class IV, which codes for MSTYLWHDGSFIPSQPHPGPFDVADSWRMLGDAHSNALLLHLQRFESMAGPLPAGFIPAMLQLVGPGDLFPRISLAAGQLRLDIRPAPPARRTTRLTYVQAPDPRTQPLVKGPDFPALARYRAEYQADGTDDTAIVDASGAMVETTTGALVAWDRETLIFPTGLALPSITLRQVARRASDLGIHTETRPITPELAAECPLWFLNSLHGMSPVSELHAPTGVIHPPHSPHTTAWQQWWWDSFHKETGRD
- a CDS encoding chorismate-binding protein; translated protein: MILLLDNYDSYTFNLAHLIAEVAGREPLVVPAGEAERLSERVRAGEFSHVVISPGPGTPEREQDFGAARRLIAAAASAEIPVLGVCLGHQGLGLLSGARVSRAPRPRHGFVSTISHSGEGIFAGIPQDFEVVRYHSLHIEEAPGITVHARSEDGVIQALKVDGLPHWGVQFHPESVLTQYGRNIMRNFLGGFRLIHREVPGVVDCPRVFATLRAEGNDAFFLDSADPRGRYSILGDTAGALSLSFRYRLGDAPDILTLLDHELAARITDVPDLPFTGGVIGYLGYECAQLTLPIELSHRSPYPDAYFVRPQSFIVYDHHTETAHLCCLAGEGSKRLLDRLEAALGTEEPRNKREDGGASLSAGSWRSPGYLERIRRTQEFLHAGESYEVCLTDTYTSAAEGELYPQLRSHNPAPYAAHLIFDGVEVCSASPERFLTVRGREVEAKPIKGTISAAQDPALLTTDPKTRAENLMIVDLLRNDLSRVCEPGSVRVPKLMQVESYVTVHQLVSTITGQLRTGATAVDALRAAFPPGSMTGAPKLRTCEIIDQLETGPRGVYSGVVGYLGFDGQSDLSVVIRTAVRAVGEITIGAGGAIVLDSDPAAELEERNLKAQSVLGAWQ
- a CDS encoding universal stress protein, which translates into the protein MATDSSDGHLPALSKGSTDKPLRILISWSPSSSGTEALDCAAWLSRTADIQVRVISTVFQPWTTTSLSKLGGKYKKWFKSQKEACAAATRAALDEAGVPRTCWDDKPSLLVDGPSRPQLLTEMAKKFKADLIILGPNQAAPKGRFFAGSTADTLLHYSPQPLGLVPRKVKLSKHGVTRFNFAITERSPREDHEMLAAAELANRWNLPLRLLAFSAKGLLNTPSKDKHDMALKLAAEWLEDSLAMLDRARDSIQEKFPDLDVTSEIGSGAGWGGAVDSLKWKKGDLMLMASTPQGPIARVFLGSTATELLPHIRVPILVHPACG
- a CDS encoding MarR family winged helix-turn-helix transcriptional regulator, which codes for MTQQHDEKGPAQSPSTYEDAVEVARAIQPALNKLVLIFQRTAEGSSLTTSQVSIMNQLRMRGPSRVSTIAQSELIRMPTASNALYQLERRGLVERHRDEEDRRGVLVALTQLGESELAIVSQQRASALAEIMRWLDPKDLDTAHEVATVISKLADVYRPTMNGQQR
- a CDS encoding inositol-3-phosphate synthase is translated as MSGKVKVAIVGVGNCATSLIEGVEFYRNAAADADIPGLMHTQLGPYHVGDVEFVAAFDVDADKVGKDLAEATRSSRNCTISITDVPELGVTVQRGPTLDGLGRYYQESIAESEAPLADVPAILRQSGADVLVSYLPVGSEEADKFYAQAAIDAGCAFVNALPVFIASDPQWAKKFEDAGLPIVGDDIKSQVGATITHRVMAKLFEDRGVRLERTMQLNVGGNMDFKNMLERERLESKKISKTQAVTSNLHNSPIAGKREDRNVHIGPSDYVEWLDDRKWAYVRLEGSAFGEVPLNLEYKLEVWDSPNSAGIIIDAVRAAKIALDRGVAGPVLSASSYLMKSPPVQKADDVARTELEDFINGS
- a CDS encoding DUF5318 family protein, which produces MWIDQEEVIRMIRVNSVAYKHVLSHEWERAHHLREFRAGQLTREDVCDADFLLRAAAEHHGRTMDKECPVCGVPLRLTRWVYGENLGRRAGSARSEKEIAEFVAEGLEFTVHEVEVCRSCRWNHLLRSATAFNAC
- a CDS encoding transglycosylase domain-containing protein, yielding MTEKESTGKSTKVARLSKKQAKKKRRIWPWVVLAFLLVFVALPAGLFAYAYSQYSVPEPKDLANNQVSTIYAGDNQTQLARLVPPEGNRTHVQLDEIPEYVQDSVLAAEDRDFWDNSGFSFTGLGRAVVGKVTGNEDAGGGSTITQQYVKNTLVGNEYSYVRKIRELIYSVKMTNEWDKKDILNAYLNTVYFGRNAYGIQAASNAYFDKDAKELTPEEGAMLAGLIQSPSGLDPRVNQEASEDRWNYVLDGLVGMGDLTQEQRDGMVFPETRDPAEYSAYTEAPGANGHIKDQVIRELEEVGITENEVSTGGLRITTTIDMNVQNNTIQAVDDQMAPLQKDARAASVTIDPKTGAVRGYFGGHDSNGWDYANAPLQTGSTFKIMALAAALQQGIGLDTNYSSAPYQLPGSDLVNNVGSGCGVCSLREATKQSLNTSFLRLQADLKHGTQDTADMAHALGVAKSLPGIDETLTEKGKQPFEGIVLGQYQSRPLDMATAMSTLANQGVWHNPHFVQRVENAAGDVLYEHPDDGGERRVSSNVANNVIEAMEPVAAWSNGALAGGRTSAAKTGTTQMGDTGNNKDAWIVGATPQLATAVWVGTADNTSAIFDQYGGIMYGAGAPTKIWKAVLDNSLANSEFQNFPAAYPIGFGNTGAGTAAPAYDPSWDSGAEDTQYYETPVEEAAPEEETKPAQPEKKPESPKPAPSPQRGNNGNNNQPPAQPEAPSLDDLLGPDGDLADLLG